A DNA window from Calliphora vicina chromosome 1, idCalVici1.1, whole genome shotgun sequence contains the following coding sequences:
- the LOC135963837 gene encoding glucose dehydrogenase [FAD, quinone] has translation MSHLHINIVILLSIINLSWGQNLFELARDLETSLLNTRLPDTQIFLQEYDFIIIGAGSGGCVVANRLSEIHNATVLLLEAGDQETFISDVPLTAALTQMTRYNWGYKADPTPNACQGLKDGVCNWPKGRGVGGTSLINFMLYTRGHRKDYDHWSKLGNKGWSYDDVLPYFKKSEHIEIEDLRKSKYHGTKGPLNVCYTDYKSKLLKSFLKSSNEMGYNITDPNGEHMLGFSRSQATLQNGRRCSSSKAFIKPIIHRPNLHLPMNSRVTKIVVETSKQSRKLKAKAVEFIKNRQKFVIRAKKEVILSAGSIASPQLLMLSGIGPKENLKQHNITVLKDLKVGYNLQDHITLNGLVFSINDSTVNDRRLMNPTDILQYILQGRGPYTIPGGAEAFAFVRTPSSAFDKDYSDMEIVLGAGSLSGDHMGSMRDLLGISDEFYQTVYQGLHDKETFGMVPVLLRPKSKGRISLRSSNPFHWPKMEPNFMQDPDDVRAMIEGVKLILKLTQTKAMRRIGTQFNRNPFLGCEQHPFASDEYWKCCLRLYGSSLQHQSGTCKMGPRSDTEAVVDPQLKVYGIDNLRVADASIMPNIPAGHTNAIVIMIAEKAADMIKNSWRMKTN, from the exons ATGTCACATTTGCATATAAACATTGTAATTTTGCTGTCAATCATTAATTTGTCCTGGGgacaaaatttattcgaattggCCCGTGATTTGGAAACATCTTTGTTAAATACTCGTCTACCCGATACTCAAATATTTTTGCAGGAATATGATTTCATTATAATTGGAGCAGGTTCTGGTGGCTGTGTGGTGGCCAATCGTTTAAGCGAAATACACAATGCTACAGTTCTGCTTTTGGAGGCCGGCGATCAGGAAACTTTTATCAGTGATGTGCCCCTAACAGCGGCTCTCACACAAATGACCCGTTATAATTGGGGCTACAAGGCCGATCCTACGCCAAATGCTTGTCAGGGTTTAAAGGATGGTGTGTGTAATTGGCCCAAAGGTAGAGGTGTGGGTGGCACTAGTCTTATCAATTTTATGCTTTACACCCGTGGTCATCGTAAGGATTATGATCACTGGTCTAAACTGGGCAATAAAGGTTGGAGCTATGATGATGTGCTGCCATATTTCAAGAAATCGGAACATATAGAAATTGAGGATTTGAGAAAATCTAAATATCATGGCACAAAAGGTCCTTTAAATGTCTGTTACACCGATTACAAATCAAAATTgctaaaatcatttttaaaatccaGCAATGAAATGGGCTATAATATTACCGATCCCAATGGTGAGCATATGCTGGGATTTAGTCGTTCTCAAGCTACTTTACAAAATGGACGTAGATGTAGTTCCAGCAAGGCTTTTATTAAGCCCATTATACATCGTCCAAATCTGCATTTGCCTATGAACTCAAGGGTAACAAAGATTGTAGTGGAAACCTCTAAACAATCTCGAAAACTGAAAGCCAAAGCAgtagaatttataaaaaatcgccAGAAATTTGTTATACGTGCCAAAAAGGAAGTAATATTATCGGCTGGTTCAATAGCCTCTCCACAACTATTGATGCTGTCGGGCATAGGACCCAAAGAAAATCTTAAGCAGCATAATATAACAGTGCTTAAGGATCTTAAAGTAGGCTACAATCTACAAGATCACATTACTTTAAATGGCTTGGTGTTCTCCATCAACGACAGCACAGTAAACGATCGCAGACTAATGAATCCTACCGATATTTTGCAATATATATTGCAAGGTAGAGGACCTTATACCATACCAGGAGGAGCGGAGGCATTTGCTTTTGTTAGGACACCTTCTTCAGCTTTCGATAAGGATTATTCGGATATGGAAATCGTGTTGGGAGCTGGCTCTTTAAGCGGTGATCATATGGGTTCCATGAGAGATCTGTTAGGCATATCGGATGAGTTTTATCAAACTGTTTATCAAGGATTACACGATAAA GAAACGTTTGGTATGGTTCCAGTGCTATTGAGGCCGAAGAGTAAAGGACGCATTTCTTTGCGCAGTTCTAATCCATTTCATTGGCCCAAAATGgaaccaaattttatgcaagATCCCGATGATGTAAGAGCCATGATAGAGGGTGTTAAATTG ATCTTGAAACTAACCCAAACTAAAGCTATGCGCAGAATTGGCACCCAATTCAATCGCAATCCATTTTTGGGTTGCGAACAACATCCTTTTGCTTCCGATGAGTATTGGAAATGTTGCCTGCGTCTGTACGGTTCCAGTTTACAGCATCAATCGGGCACTTGTAAAATGGGTCCGCGATCAGACACTGAGGCTGTGGTGGATCCCCAGTTGAAGGTTTATGGCATTGATAATTTACGTGTAGCAGATGCTTCTATAATGCCCAATATTCCGGCTGGCCATACAAATGCCATCGTTATAATGATTGCCGAAAAGGCAGCCGATATGATCAAGAACAGTTGGCGAATGAAAACGAATTAA